The nucleotide window GCCTGAATAAAAACATGCGATGCGCTCGGTGGCGCAGGttcaaatctttatttatttatgtacacaaaaatatatacaggaattgttacagtaattctagtacaaaggtgctacgtatttcaaaagaaatctcttccagttgacccatgagaggagagatgaattttggagcggtatggcgcGTGCATAAATATCTTTCTTCGGACtccattagtttgagtgctaacctgTGGAAAAGTGTCCTGTGGAAATCTGCACATCGAGACAAAAGAATGTGTAATTATGATTCAATATGACTACGGTTCTACTCCTACTAAAATTAACTCCGGGAAGGaggcgtgatattatgtatgtatgtatgtatgactacGGTCCAAGGTCTTTGTCAATTTGGTCACAACAATCGGGACTAACGCAAAAGACGTAGAAGACTTTTAAATAACCATTTCATGGTTACTTTCCCCTGGAAACAGGGTCATGTGAAACAgggaataatattttatcatttttcaattttaaaaaaatatgttcgattaaaaaatacatacatagatatggtcacgtctatatccctcgtgggatagaccgagccaacagtcttgaaaagactgataggccccgctcagctatttggttaaattatagaattgagattcaaatagtgacaggtttgctagcccatcgcctaaaaaaaaaatgccaagtttgtaagcctatcccttagtcgctttttacgacataggaaagagatggagtagtcctattcttttttgtaccggtgccgggaaccacacggcacgcattaaaaaatatattgtctaTTTCACGTTCAGCTTCACCGGAGCGGGGACACGAtccatttttgttattaatccGGGAATCGCACGTGTTCGTCTCCTGGAAATCCGCGTGATCGATCACTCGGCTAGCATAGAGTTGCTATTGTGCTATAGAACGGCGGTAACATGTCTCAatcttttcattcatttcggtaaccgctgcacctatttatttatattttgttaattcacatatattaaatatatttatttagtttgacccaaCATAAAGTTCTTATTCATTACTTTACTATATTTTGCTTCATAATGAaaatgtacaattttattgaaatttttatgtaaacaatatacagggtgacttttaattcaactgcataaatttaactgttaagtgtactcatctaaaggatatttaaaaacgttaaaagaaaattatcggttcatatttcagaaaatacgaaaaaaattaaagtattaaaatccacgatcctaaatacgtcatatcaccccggccggcggaaaagcgaggcgtaagattcagaggtcaacgacacatttcattcagctgagcgatctcgacaactctgtactttacttgatcttgatactagaaaaatatttttatttttcagacatttatttacatgtttagatttaatttcttttcgtAGTATTGGTATGtattaaagcgtgtgacgtagtttttgagggttttttaactgtgaaaatgatgacgttttattgaaataaaaataggctcaaacggctcagaagcatgggtaaagtctatgtttaaaaggatgtagttgtttaaatgtcaccctgtgtACTTATTCGATAATTACTTAGGTACCTTTTCACTGATTTTTGTACTAACATAACACAACAAACACTCTTAACATTGAACGGTTAAAGCTGTTCTATTATTCCTCCGAACTCTATGGGTTGTCCCGAAAACCGAAATAATACTTATTCCAATACGGAGATTGACATTTTCGTTAGACGGCTGGTCCCTTTTTTCTGCAATGTGTCAGCGAGGCCTCCACGAAATTAGGGAATGGAGATGTTTCGGGAAATATTTACCTTCGCAGAGTAACGATCCTTCATATGTGcgctaaaattttaaatatcagGAGTGGAGCACAATGACTTTAAGAGCTCGCagtaaaattgtataaaaaactagcagtgcccgcgacttcgtccgcgtggaatagttattttgggcatcattgaagccctcaaggatgaataatttgacccgtttttttcacattttccattatttctttgttccttatagttgcagcgtgatgttatatagtccaaagccttcctcgataaatggtctatttaatacaaaaataatttttcaattcgaaccagtatatcctgagattagcgcgttcaaacaaacaaactcttcagctttataatataagtaactaTAGATAAAGAAatcctttgtggggtagatagagccaacagtgttgaaaagattgataggattgagccacattgagctatttggcttaattgttgaattgagattcaaatagtgacaagttgctagcccgtcgtctaaaagaagaatcccaagtttataagcctatcgcttagtcgccttttacgacatccatgggaacgagatggaccACGTTTTACGggagtattttaattaatgcatTAAATGTTCCACCTACCATCTGCAGGTTATCTAACAAATTTCTGTTCCCGAATGATATGGGATATTTCATAGTCGAGTGATACCGAGGAAAGAAACTTGTCACAAACAATTTCATAACTTTATTccatactagaggccgcccgcgacttcgtccgcgtggaaaacctatcaatcccgcgatatccgggataaaaagtaaccaaaccaaatttcattgtaatcagttcagtagtttttgcgtgaaagagtaccaaacatccatactgacattctgacatacaaactttcgcatttataatattagtaggattctaTTGTCCTTACCAACACTTGAAACCGTCATTGATTGCCCAGGAGCCGTTACAtgtcccccccccccccctctcTCCCCCCACCCCCCACCACCGCAATCCATCATTCTGTCATCGCGATTCCCTCAGCGCGGACGTCCCAACACAATGCACGCTCGCTATTGTACTAGGATTACTGTTTACTTGCTTTTATGGGATGCGATATTTTttctaacaaatattttatgctacatacatatgtaatacAGTTGTTatgttagtgccgtgtggttccaggaactaatataaaaaaaagaaaaggaccactccatctcgttcccatgtttgtcgttaaaagcgcttatgggcttataaacttaggattcttcatttaggcgatgggctaacaagcTGTCGttacttaaatttcaattctagcattaagccaaataggtgaacgtggcctgtcagtattttcaagactgttggctctgtctactccgcaagggatatagacgtgattatatgtattttatgctATAACACTTGTGGATAGCTTGCTGTGAAATGTTGAGAAAGTGACGTATTTACGAGATGTATCTTTAAATAACTAACCTATGTGGCGATAtatctacgccacaagtcacaaaaactaaatcacgcgacgcttttagtcaaaaacagcgaaatgtctaaatcgcgcaagcaaagatttcacgaattggagcatatatacaacctccgacacaacatcgtctgtcgcgcggttccccaggcatcacaccaaACCTGGCGGgcgatcttccctttggtggcggtcgagcagAATCATCGCTCCTTCTACACCTACTTACTTCTAATTCTTTTGTCTAAAATATCCAGCCGTTGTAGTACATATGGCAATTAGGACGTCATTTTTATCGCACGACAGATTATCGCTGTCtcgctttttattaagacgctaaaaagggacagcgatagttataCGCGCGTTAAAAAAAGCGTCGCGCGCGCCTCGCTATGGTGTCAGGAGCCCATGGGAAGTTACTCGTGAGTTGGTTAtaaatttgtgccgtgtggttcacaaATGTGTCCCAAAAAAGTGCGTCTGTTACGAAgattatcctactaatattataaatgcgaaagtttgtgagtatgtcacgatgtatgtttgttactctttcacacaaaaactactgaaccgattacgatgaaatttggtatgtaggtagctgaagacccagaataacataaaggcttctttttatcccggagttcccgcgggattgattccacgcggacgaagtcgcgggcggcctctagtagacTATATTAAAGAAATTGCTTTCATTGTTTCAGTTATCGTTATGCAATAAACGCATAACGATAACTACTAATAGCAAAAAGTTCTGAGGTAAACGGTTTTTAAAAGCAAGAGATTCCCGATTTCCCCACAGGAACAAGAAAATTCCAGGGCATAAGCttgttattaaacaaaataaataaaaaaaaacacagttaacattttactaaaatatttatttacaaataaattttatctatatattgcTTCATACAAACCGAGTTTAGCATAGATACAATATCACATAGGCGTGCGTGGTAATAACAAAACGATGAAATGATGCTAAATAACATGAGAATATTTACACGGTAGCTGGCTGGAGATTCCTCACTGACTCGCCGACTCACTGGATTGCTGTACTatcctgaaaataaaaaaggtaacttttgtaaaaagggAACCGTCTCCGATCGATATCCCTCTTTTTTAAGTCTaaatgaatatgttgagctaatgcggacttatcgctaaaattaatacatacatacatacataaaatcacgcctcttacctggaggggtaggcagagactacctctttccacttgccacgatctctgcatacttccttcacttcatccacataaatataaaaattaaattaatatgtaaataaatattaatatagtgcttttattttgatttcatattcactatttaaatctcaattctatcttaaagccaaatagctgaacgtggcctatcagtctttacaagactgttagctctgtctaccccgcaagggataaagacgtgattatacatatgtatgttttttgattatttctctcctctttccTCCTTCTGTCTTCTTAAGTATATAACTAAATTTGCGACCATACTTGCTACAGTTTTATTCTACTCTGCCGGAATACTTAGTCTACTTCTACGTCTacgtgataaaataaaggtacgttacgtgcgcgttaaATACctgttttattcataattagtATAatgcactccatctctttcccatggagtgccgtgtggttcccggcacaaatacaaaaaagaatgggaccaccccatctctttcccatggatgtcgagaaaggcgaccaagggataggcttacaaacatgggattccttttttaggcgatgggctagcaacctgtcactatttgaatctaaaacctatcattaagcaaaatagctgaacgtgggcattctgtcctttcaagactgttcgctctgtctaccccgcaagggatattgacgtgaccatatgtatgtatgttaaaaattaccCAATGACTGGATCCGACAATCATTGTTTTttcattgccaatggaattcATCTCGCGTTCTTcgattttctatttaattttctgaattattctataataaaagaaacataataataaagccaaacagctgaacgtggcatttcagactgttggctctgtccaccccgcaagggatgtagacgtgattatatgtatgtgtgtaaatcATTTATCCATTTagtagctgtgcccgcgacatcatctgcgtggaatagttattttgggcatcattgaagctctaaatgatgaataattttcacattttccgttatttcttcgctcctaatagttgcagcgtgacgttatatagcctaaagtcttcctcgataaatggtctattcaacacgtaaataatttttcaattcaaaccactagttcctgagataagcgcgttcaaacaaacaaacaatatataCTCACTGGTTCCCGAGCGTGGCGGTGACGGCCTCGACCACGTTAttgggggtaggcagagtggTTATATATACTCACTGGTTCCCGAGCGTGGCGGTGACGGCCTGTACCACGTTAttgggggtaggcagagtggTTATATATACTCACTGGTTCCCGAGCGTGGCGGTGACGGCCTCTATCACGTTAttgggggtaggcagagtggTTATATATACTCACTGGTTCCCGAGCGTGGCGGTGACGGCCTCTATCACGTTAttgggggtaggcagagtggTTATATATACTCACTGGTTCCCGAGCGTGGCGGTGACGGCCTCGACCACGCTAttgggggtaggcagagtggTTATATATACTCACTGGTTCCCGAGCGTGGCGGTGACGGCCTCTATCACGTTAttgggggtaggcagagtggTTATATATACTCACTGGTTCCCGAGCGTGGCGGTGACGGCCTCGACCACGCTAttgggggtaggcagagtggTTATATATACTCACTGGTTCCCGAGCGTGGCGGTGACGGCCTCTATCACGTTAttgggggtaggcagagtggTTATATATACTCACTGGTTCCCGAGCGTGGCGGTGACGGCCTCTATCACGTTAttgggggtaggcagagtggTTATATATACTCACTGGTTCCCGAGCGTGGCGGTGACGGCCTCGACCACGCTAttgggggtaggcagagtggTTATATATACTCACTGGTTCCCGAGCGTGGCGGTGACGGCCTGTACCACGTTAttgggggtaggcagagtggTTATATATACTCACTGGTTCCCGAGCGTGGCGGTGACGGCCTCGACCACGTTAttgggggtaggcagagtggTTATATATACTCACTGGTTCCCGAGCGTGGCGGTGACGGCGTCGACCACGCTGcccggggtaggcagagccagctGCTCGAGCGAGCGCGCGTACGGCATGGGCACGTCGGCGCCCGACACGCGCCACGCCGGCGCGTCCAGCTCGAAGAACGCGGGCGACTCCATGACGCGTGCGCAGATCTCCGCGCCCACGCCTGGGTGGAAATGagaggaaaaataaatgaataaaaaaaaaatttgacggcctctgtggcgcagcggtagttcgcttgcctgtgacaccgggggtcccgggttcgaatcccggccagggcatgatgagaaaagaactttttctgattgggtctgggtcttggatgtttatctatataagtatttattataaaatacagtatcgttgagttagtatctcgtaacacaagtgtcaaacttacttcgaggctaactcaatctgtgtaatttgtcccgtatatatttatttatttatttattggttgtCGGTAAAGTAGGTTCACTGACGATTAGGGATGTGgacattgctgataaaaaatctatttttatttaatcggtttatttcttaagtatgaaaaatcgattaataaataatcgatTGTTcgtaagaaaataatcgattttattatattgatattttttttcctaatttttcaattaatgtcaaaataaacgccgtataaattatatcattaaatttatcaatttaaaataaacaacacaaacagtaagttcttatataatcaacacaaattaaagtttttaaacaaTCAATCAACAAATTGTTGaataaaatgctgcagtgcagtttgttaccggtttttttgcactgacgccttggaagcagcggtaaacttagttttaagtaatttatttgacgtcaaccaatgttgtgaaaccaaacgtttcgacaattattaagcgatacgaagtatcctataataattaataaaatttttgaatttttttttatggtgcTGATAGACTTGAGCATTCATTTGTAACAAAACATCGAGCATTCGCCGTTTTAATATTTGTCGAACTGAACAACGAGCCGAGCAAGCATAAAGCCAAACATTGCTATGAACATTTTTACGAGCATTCCAGTGAACGCTCTAGTCGATGCTCGTCATTGTTCACAAGATGTCAGACTTGACGGGCGCGTGTGCTGCATTTATACTACTTGGTTCGGCAAAAAACTAAAAGCAATGCTCGCTAGAATGCTCGCCAAAACGCTTGACAGAATGCTCGCTAAAACGCTCTCGTTTCTATTCTGTAATGTAACATTCGCATGAATGCTCATTACATGTGAATGCTCAAGTTTATCAGCACCTTACTGATGGAATGGTAGcattttttcaaaagaaaattttaatttcctttgTTTATTacagatttgtatgtatatagagatGGAGGTATACGCTGCCGAACGCGAAGGCCGATTGTGCCTCTTTGTCGCTCGTTCCGCGCTCTCCCTTGCACTTGAAACCTTACAtggaacgcctcagagcgaggtaacgcCGCATGAGTCATTTTTTTCATgcgtgacaacgtcttataattcgactagctgtgcccgcaacttagtccgcgtgaaatagtaattttgggcatcGTACTAAATGCCCTAAAGAAGAAGCCCTAAATGATGAGTAatgttccccgttttttttttacattttccattatttctttgctccttatagttgcagcgtgatgttatacagcctaaagccttcctcgataaatggtctattcaacgcaaaaagtatttttcaattcgaatcagtagttcctgatattagcgtgttcaaacaaacaaacaagctcttcagctttataatattagtatagattaatattagtatagatatatctTGATTGATTTATGGTTCCCTTTTAATGTATTCTTCTTAATCTTGGCGGtgtttcaaacaaacaaacttcagctttataacattaagattaaaaaatatttgactctCTGTTCCTCCTATACAAAACgccaattttatattacataatgTAAGGACGTaaaactgtatgtatgtttgtgcgCACCGACCTGATccacgtgccgtgtggttcccggcaccaacacaaaaaagaataggaccactccatctctttcccgtggatgtcgcaaaaggcgactaagggataggcttacatacattggattatttttaggcgatgggccagcaacctgtcactatttgaatctcaattctatcttaaagccaaatagctgaacgtggcccatcagtgtttacaagactgttggctctgtctaccccgcaagggatatagacgtgattatatgtatgtatgtgtatgtactgACCTGACTGTGGCCAGCCCTGCTCCACAGTGACGAGATGGTGCGTCTTGGACACGGAGCGAGCGATCGTTTCGAAGTCCAGCGGCCGGAGGGAACGGAGGTTTATCACCTCGCATTCTATacctgtaaataattatttgtttttatggcaccattcgaaaaaaaaatataggaccactccatctctttcccatggatgttgtaaaaggcgagtaagggataggcttacaaacttggaattcttttttaggcgatgggttagcaacctgtcactatttgaatcttaattatatcattaatctTAATTgatgaacgtggctattcagtcttttcacgactgttgactctgtttaccccgcaagggatatagacgtgaccatatgtatgtatgtatttttttattgataagcGAATGAAAGAAAAGAGTTGGACTCTTTtctattgatgtcgtaaaacgcggctaagggataggcgaaAAATTGCGAGtgttcttttagacgatgggctagcaacatgtcactatatttgaaactcaattccgtTATAaagcatttcagtcttttcaagactattggctctgtctaccccgcaatataGATGACATAATGTGTTTTAATGTATGTGAGAAAtctattatattacatacatacatacatataatcacgtctcaaatccatcataaagccaaacagctgaacgtggcctatcagtcaagactgttggttcagtctaccccgcaagagataataataaatgagtatgtatgtatgtttgaagaTGTAGGTACCGTTGTAGCTGTGtgtatgtctaccccgcaagggatatagacgtgatttttttgtatatattaaaatgtactgTTGTAGCTATATACATACTGCCCTGTtataataactaaaatgccgttatctgccaaatcATTGTTTGAAGTAAAacgccaaaaaaaatttttcttattctactggtaaaaagtagaaaatcgccctgatgtcagataacggcattttagttataccacggcagCATAGCtgtatatacagggtgacttttaattcaactgcataaatttaactgttaagtgtactaaaggatatttaaaaacgttaaaagaaaaatatcggttcatatttcagaaagtacgaaaaaaataaaagtatcaaaatccacgatcctaaatacgtaatatcaccccggccggcggaaaagagACGCGTAAGaatcagaggtcaacgacacaattcattcagctgagcgatctcgacaacttgtactttacttgatcttgatactagaaaaataatttattttccagacatttatttacatgtttagtttcaatttctatttgcagtattggtctttaataaagcgtgtgacgtagtttttttagggtttttttaaatgtgaaaatgatgacgtttaatttaaataaaaataggctcaaacggctcagaagcatagGTACAGTCTATGTTTacaaggatgcagttgttttaaacgtcaccctgtatataacACATACACCCAGCTACATCAATGCATGTATGTCCGTCTGTTACCCTTCCCGGCGAGCTCGTTGGCCGCCTTCAGAGCGGTGTCGGTGGCGCGGCCGGCGCACACCAGCGTGATGTGAGAACCTTCGCGTTCAATCTTCGCTTTACCTGAAACGATGCACCAATATTAATATATCattaatatcattaaattaaccgatgccgtgtggttcccggcattcccggcaaaaagaattggaccactccttctcttttccatggatgtcgttaaaggcgactaagggataggtttataaacttgggattcttcttttaggcgacaggctagcaacctgtcactatttgaatctcaattctatcattaagctgaacgtggtctttttaagactgttggctctgtctaccccgcaagggatatagacgtgatctaTGTAtatccttacaaacttgggattcttcttttaggcgttgggctagcaacctgtcactatttgaatctaaattctatcattacacGGCACGGCATTATAGTAATGTACGAGTAACTTGCCATACACTAATATCAATTTTTCGTAAGTAGTCAAGGTCATCATACCTATGGGCAGTACGAAATCATTGGAGAGAGCTTCATCGGACATCGGGAAGGGAACACCGTACAGGATCTCATCCTCCAACATCACAACTGGATCGTTCTCCCTGATGGCAGCCTTCAGAAGACCTGgaatataattgtatatatcgttcttatttttacaactttagttttataactgttacttttatttatataactggTTTCGGAtccgagtggttcccggcaccagtacaaaaaagaataggaccagtacaaaaaagattttttggaatggtgccgggaaccacacgttcTCTTAGTAGTTCAATTATTtccacttttttatttcaaataccaTTGGAGAATCTCCAACACCTATCCATGATCATGGTCAATATTGGGCTCATTTTCAGTATCTATAACAATGATCCTGGCCAAGAAGAACGTTGGTATGGAACCTATAAACAACATTACCTTTAGCGTCTTCAGAAGAGTACGGCATGACGACTTTCAACCCGGGACAGTGGCTGAACCAGGCGCCGAAGCACTGGGAATGCTGCGCCGCGACGCCGGCCGCCGCGCCGTTGGGCCCACGGAACACGATCGGAACCGGCACCGTACCGGCTGACATGTAGAAGGTTTTTGCGGCTGAATTTATTAtctgtaaaatattgttttttttttagttttaatcaaGAGGAAGGCATAGTGACTCGTACCTAAAAACCTTAGCGCAATGACAGGACTctcttatttttaagtttattagacaagattaatatttctttacttcCTCTAATTCCTTATGTTGTCCTTTAGTTGcgtttttttaattctctACTCAATGTACGTTCTTGAATTCAAGAT belongs to Amyelois transitella isolate CPQ chromosome 10, ilAmyTran1.1, whole genome shotgun sequence and includes:
- the LOC106138788 gene encoding pyruvate dehydrogenase E1 component subunit beta, mitochondrial, giving the protein MALKSSPTVLGMVARISRRCFSTSKALASKPVTVRDALNQAIDEEMERDERVFVLGEEVAQYDGAYKVTRGLWKKYGDKRVIDTPITEIGFAGIAVGSAFAGLRPICEFMTFNFSMQAIDHIINSAAKTFYMSAGTVPVPIVFRGPNGAAAGVAAQHSQCFGAWFSHCPGLKVVMPYSSEDAKGLLKAAIRENDPVVMLEDEILYGVPFPMSDEALSNDFVLPIGKAKIEREGSHITLVCAGRATDTALKAANELAGKGIECEVINLRSLRPLDFETIARSVSKTHHLVTVEQGWPQSGVGAEICARVMESPAFFELDAPAWRVSGADVPMPYARSLEQLALPTPGSVVDAVTATLGNQIVQQSSESASQ